A genomic segment from Pseudoxanthomonas sp. CF385 encodes:
- the gltB gene encoding glutamate synthase large subunit, which yields MAPRNRQGGSDQGLYDPNDERDACGFGMIAQLDDQPSRALVDTAIAALSRMTHRGGVAADGLTGDGCGLLIRKPDAFLRALAAESGIALGERFASGLVFLPHDDALAAQCRATLEAELFRTGVAVKGWRVPPTNDAVCGQLAKDTLPRIEQLYVEAGDGQKDEAFALALFLARRRSEQQLRASVPDFYVVTLSPHAIGYKGMVLPDKLATFYPDLQRNELASSAVVFHQRFSTNTLPRWPLAHPFRLLAHNGEINTIEGNRRWAQARSKVWKTPRFDIGEFDPVISMHGSDSQSLDNMLELLVAGGMELIQALRILVPPATQSLEFKDADLAAFYEFYGLNTEPWDGPAGIVSMDARYAACTLDRNGLRPARWMLTSDRHFIVASEAGVWEVPAERVTRKGKLGPGEMMAIDLRRGDLLDSEAVDRINRGRAPYKQWLHQGVTYLQTELIDPSLVEEPFDERTLRGYHKLFQLSTEEVEQVLRPLAETEQEATGSMGDDTPMAVLSRQTRPLYDYFRQAFAQVTNPPIDPLREDCVMSLTTQLGRETNIFHAGPETVNHVILNSPVLSQRKLRQLLKMPQYVEKNRLIDLSYSHEEGLKAGLERICREAEQAARDGDVMLLLSDRYPQPGRPMAHALLATGAVHHHLCRVGLRCDANLIVETGTARDPHHMACLIGVGATAVYPYLAYQTLFDLGRRGILQIKKGGEQTQIGRSYRKGIYKGLSKIISKMGICTISSYRGAQLFEIVGLDPDVVDLCFAETPSRIGGVGFERLDLEARQLDARAWNDRESPEVGGLLKYVHGGEYHMYNPDVVMTLQRATRTGDARDWQAYADAVNSRPPSALRDLLQLKKAETPTPLDEVADATDLLRRFDTAAISLGALSPEAHEALAIAMNRLGGRSNSGEGGEDPARYGTEKRSKIKQVASGRFGVTPEYLVNAEVLQIKVAQGAKPGEGGQLPGHKVNELIARLRYAKPGIGLISPPPHHDIYSIEDLAQLIYDLKQINPTALVSVKLVSHAGVGTIAAGVVKAGADLITISGHDGGTGASPVSSIRYAGVPWELGVAEAHHALVVNQLRDRTVLQTDGGLKTGLDVVKAALLGADSFGFGTGPMIVLGCKYLRICHLNNCATGVATQDERLRTQYFTGLPERVENFFRLLSEEVRQWLSYLGARSLDEIVGRTDLLQQLDVSPREGVNVDLSRLLKGAQFDSSSCAAQRLYESPDSLATQLDGLLAEPIRKKSGGDHRFLIHNTDRSIGTRLSGAIARQHGNQGMADAPLTLRFRGTAGQSFGAFNAGGLQMELEGEANDYVGKGMAGGRLVVRPPRGARFEARNTPIIGNTCLYGATGGELFAAGRAGERFGVRNSGALAVIEGAGDHCCEYMTDGIVLVLGKVGLNFGAGFTGGLAYVLDLDRDFVDRYNHELIDIHRISPEGFESHRQHLHTLISRHRELTGSIWAQQILDEFRDYVGKFWLVKPKAASIDSLNETLRRAA from the coding sequence ATGGCCCCTCGCAATCGCCAAGGCGGCTCTGACCAGGGTCTCTACGACCCCAATGACGAACGCGACGCCTGCGGTTTCGGCATGATCGCGCAGCTCGACGACCAGCCCTCGCGCGCGCTCGTCGATACCGCCATTGCCGCGCTCTCGCGCATGACCCATCGCGGCGGCGTCGCCGCCGATGGCCTCACCGGCGACGGCTGCGGCCTGCTGATCCGCAAACCGGACGCCTTCCTGCGCGCGCTGGCCGCCGAATCCGGCATCGCGCTGGGCGAGCGCTTCGCTTCCGGCCTGGTGTTCCTGCCGCACGACGACGCGCTGGCCGCGCAGTGCCGCGCCACCCTGGAGGCGGAACTGTTCCGCACCGGCGTGGCAGTGAAGGGCTGGCGCGTGCCGCCGACCAACGACGCGGTGTGCGGCCAGCTGGCCAAGGACACCCTGCCGCGCATCGAACAGCTCTACGTCGAGGCCGGCGACGGCCAGAAGGACGAGGCGTTCGCGCTGGCGCTGTTCCTCGCCCGCCGCCGCAGCGAACAGCAGCTGCGCGCGTCGGTGCCCGACTTCTACGTGGTCACGCTGTCGCCGCACGCCATCGGCTACAAGGGCATGGTGCTGCCGGACAAGCTGGCGACGTTCTACCCGGACCTGCAGCGCAACGAGCTGGCCAGCAGCGCGGTGGTCTTCCACCAGCGCTTCTCCACCAACACGCTGCCGCGCTGGCCGCTGGCGCACCCGTTCCGCCTGCTGGCGCACAACGGCGAGATCAACACGATCGAGGGCAACCGTCGCTGGGCACAAGCGCGCAGCAAGGTGTGGAAGACGCCGCGCTTCGACATCGGCGAGTTCGACCCGGTCATCTCGATGCACGGCTCCGATTCGCAGAGCCTGGACAACATGCTGGAGCTGCTGGTCGCCGGCGGCATGGAGCTGATCCAGGCGCTGCGCATCCTGGTGCCGCCGGCCACGCAGTCGCTGGAATTCAAGGACGCCGACCTGGCCGCCTTCTACGAGTTCTACGGCCTCAACACCGAGCCGTGGGACGGTCCGGCTGGCATCGTGTCGATGGACGCGCGCTACGCGGCGTGCACCCTCGACCGCAACGGCCTGCGCCCCGCGCGCTGGATGCTGACCAGCGACCGCCATTTCATCGTCGCCAGCGAAGCGGGCGTGTGGGAAGTGCCCGCCGAACGCGTGACCCGCAAGGGCAAGCTGGGCCCCGGCGAAATGATGGCCATCGACCTGCGCCGCGGCGACCTGCTCGATAGCGAGGCGGTGGATCGCATCAACCGCGGCCGCGCGCCGTACAAGCAGTGGCTGCATCAGGGCGTCACCTACCTGCAGACCGAGTTGATCGATCCGTCGCTGGTCGAAGAACCGTTCGACGAACGCACGCTGCGCGGCTACCACAAGCTGTTCCAGCTCTCGACCGAGGAAGTGGAGCAGGTGCTGCGCCCGCTCGCCGAGACCGAGCAGGAAGCCACCGGCTCGATGGGCGACGACACGCCGATGGCCGTGCTCAGCCGGCAGACGCGTCCGCTGTACGACTACTTCCGCCAGGCGTTCGCGCAGGTCACCAACCCGCCGATCGATCCGCTGCGCGAAGACTGCGTGATGTCGCTGACCACCCAACTGGGCCGGGAGACCAACATCTTCCACGCCGGGCCGGAGACGGTGAACCACGTCATCCTCAACTCGCCGGTACTGAGCCAGCGCAAGCTGCGGCAGCTGCTGAAGATGCCGCAGTACGTCGAGAAGAATCGTCTGATCGATCTGTCCTATTCGCACGAGGAAGGCCTGAAGGCCGGCCTGGAGCGGATCTGCCGCGAGGCCGAACAGGCGGCGCGCGACGGCGACGTCATGCTGCTGCTGTCCGACCGCTACCCGCAGCCGGGCCGGCCGATGGCGCACGCGCTACTCGCCACCGGCGCGGTGCACCATCATCTCTGCCGCGTCGGCCTGCGCTGCGACGCCAACCTGATCGTCGAAACCGGCACCGCGCGCGATCCGCACCACATGGCCTGCCTGATCGGCGTGGGCGCCACTGCGGTGTATCCGTACCTGGCGTACCAGACGCTGTTCGACCTGGGCCGGCGCGGGATTCTGCAGATCAAGAAGGGCGGCGAGCAGACGCAGATCGGCCGCAGCTACCGCAAGGGCATCTACAAGGGCCTGTCGAAGATCATCTCGAAGATGGGCATCTGCACGATCAGCAGCTATCGCGGTGCGCAGTTGTTCGAGATCGTCGGCCTGGATCCGGACGTGGTCGACCTGTGCTTCGCCGAGACGCCGTCGCGGATCGGCGGCGTGGGCTTCGAGCGCCTCGACCTGGAGGCGCGCCAGTTGGACGCGCGCGCCTGGAACGACCGCGAATCGCCCGAAGTCGGTGGCCTGCTGAAGTACGTGCACGGCGGCGAGTACCACATGTACAACCCGGACGTGGTGATGACGCTGCAGCGCGCGACGCGCACCGGCGACGCCCGCGACTGGCAGGCCTATGCGGACGCGGTGAACTCGCGGCCGCCGTCGGCGCTGCGCGACCTGCTGCAGTTGAAGAAGGCCGAGACACCGACGCCGCTGGACGAGGTGGCCGATGCGACCGACCTGCTGCGCCGTTTCGACACCGCGGCGATCTCGCTGGGTGCGCTGTCGCCCGAGGCGCACGAAGCGCTCGCCATCGCGATGAACCGCCTCGGCGGCCGCAGCAACTCCGGCGAAGGCGGCGAAGACCCTGCGCGCTACGGCACGGAGAAGCGCAGCAAGATCAAGCAGGTCGCGTCCGGCCGCTTCGGCGTGACACCGGAATACCTGGTCAACGCAGAAGTGCTGCAGATCAAGGTCGCGCAGGGCGCCAAGCCCGGCGAAGGCGGCCAGCTGCCGGGCCACAAGGTCAACGAGCTGATCGCGCGCCTGCGCTACGCCAAGCCCGGCATCGGCCTGATCTCGCCGCCGCCGCACCACGACATCTATTCGATCGAAGACCTCGCCCAGCTGATCTACGACCTTAAGCAGATCAACCCGACCGCGCTGGTGTCGGTGAAGCTGGTCAGCCACGCGGGCGTGGGCACGATCGCCGCCGGCGTGGTGAAGGCAGGCGCGGACCTCATCACCATCTCCGGCCACGATGGCGGCACCGGCGCCAGTCCGGTGAGCTCGATCCGCTATGCCGGCGTGCCGTGGGAACTCGGCGTCGCCGAAGCGCACCACGCGCTGGTCGTGAACCAGCTGCGCGACCGCACCGTGCTGCAGACCGACGGCGGCCTGAAGACCGGCCTGGACGTGGTCAAGGCCGCGCTGCTCGGCGCCGACAGCTTCGGCTTCGGCACCGGCCCGATGATCGTGCTCGGCTGCAAGTACCTGCGCATCTGCCACCTCAACAACTGCGCCACCGGCGTGGCCACCCAGGACGAGCGCCTGCGCACGCAGTACTTCACCGGCCTGCCGGAGCGCGTGGAGAACTTCTTCCGCCTGCTGTCCGAGGAAGTGCGGCAGTGGCTGTCGTACCTGGGCGCGCGTTCGCTCGACGAGATCGTCGGCCGCACCGACCTGCTGCAGCAGCTGGACGTGTCGCCGCGCGAGGGCGTGAACGTCGACCTGTCGCGCCTGCTGAAGGGTGCGCAGTTCGACAGCAGCAGCTGCGCCGCGCAACGCCTGTACGAATCGCCGGACAGCCTCGCCACGCAACTCGACGGCTTGCTGGCGGAACCGATCCGCAAGAAGAGCGGTGGTGACCACCGCTTCCTGATCCACAACACCGACCGCAGCATCGGCACCCGCCTGTCCGGCGCCATCGCACGCCAGCACGGCAACCAGGGCATGGCCGATGCGCCGCTGACCCTGCGCTTCCGCGGCACCGCCGGGCAGAGCTTCGGCGCGTTCAACGCCGGCGGCCTGCAGATGGAACTGGAAGGCGAAGCCAACGACTACGTCGGCAAGGGCATGGCCGGCGGCCGCCTGGTGGTGCGTCCGCCGCGCGGTGCGCGCTTCGAGGCGCGCAACACGCCGATCATCGGCAACACCTGCCTGTACGGCGCCACCGGCGGCGAGTTGTTCGCGGCCGGTCGCGCGGGTGAGCGCTTCGGCGTGCGCAACTCCGGCGCGCTGGCCGTGATCGAAGGGGCGGGCGACCACTGCTGCGAGTACATGACCGACGGCATCGTGCTGGTGCTGGGCAAGGTGGGCCTGAACTTCGGCGCCGGCTTCACCGGTGGCCTGGCCTACGTGCTCGACCTGGACCGCGATTTCGTGGACCGCTACAACCACGAGCTCATCGACATCCACCGGATCAGCCCGGAAGGCTTCGAGAGCCACCGCCAGCACCTGCACACGCTGATCAGCCGCCACCGCGAACTGACCGGCAGCATCTGGGCGCAGCAGATCCTCGACGAGTTCCGCGACTACGTGGGCAAGTTCTGGCTGGTGAAGCCGAAGGCCGCGAGCATCGACTCGTTGAACGAAACCTTGAGGCGAGCGGCATGA
- a CDS encoding FAD-dependent oxidoreductase, with protein sequence MSKKQVFQFLDLPRTMPQRIPLELRTGGDWGELYGKFGKEEAQYQAGRCLDCGNPYCSWKCPVHNAIPQWLQLVQENRIEEAAALCHSTNPLPEVCGRVCPQDRLCEGSCTLEEFGAVTIGAVEKYIVDTALAKGWRPDLSDVQPTGKRVAVIGAGPAGLGCADRLARAGIQAVVYDRYEQIGGLLQFGIPSFKLDKSVIATRREVLEGMGVEFRLGVEVGRDVTLAQLLEDYDAVFLGTGAYRYTDGGLPGQDLDGVLPALPFLVQNGRIVSGNDPWGRAIAGWEDKLQLPDLHGKRVVVLGGGDTGMDCVRSAIRLGAAKVTCAYRRDEANMPGSAREVANAREEGVRFLFNRQPLGVVAGEDGTVAGVQVVETKLGEPDERGRQSAVAIEGSESVLDADVVIIAFGFSPTVPAWLAEVGVEGTPNGRIVAGGGDRLPFQTTHPKLFAGGDAVRGADLVVTAVAEGRDAAGSIVTLLS encoded by the coding sequence ATGAGCAAGAAGCAGGTATTCCAGTTCCTCGATCTGCCGCGGACGATGCCGCAGCGCATTCCGCTGGAACTGCGCACGGGCGGCGATTGGGGCGAGCTGTACGGCAAGTTCGGCAAGGAGGAAGCGCAGTACCAGGCCGGTCGTTGCCTCGACTGCGGCAATCCCTATTGCAGCTGGAAGTGCCCGGTGCACAACGCGATCCCGCAGTGGCTGCAACTGGTGCAGGAGAACCGCATCGAAGAAGCCGCCGCGCTCTGCCATTCGACCAACCCGTTGCCGGAAGTCTGCGGCCGCGTCTGCCCGCAGGACCGCCTGTGCGAAGGCAGCTGCACCCTGGAGGAATTCGGTGCGGTCACCATCGGCGCGGTCGAGAAGTACATCGTCGACACCGCGTTGGCCAAGGGCTGGCGGCCGGATCTGAGCGACGTGCAGCCGACCGGCAAGCGCGTGGCCGTGATCGGCGCGGGCCCGGCCGGCCTCGGCTGCGCCGACCGGCTGGCGCGTGCCGGCATCCAGGCCGTGGTCTACGACCGCTACGAGCAGATCGGCGGACTGCTGCAGTTCGGCATTCCCAGCTTCAAGCTCGACAAGAGCGTCATCGCCACCCGCCGCGAGGTGCTGGAAGGCATGGGCGTGGAATTCCGTCTGGGCGTGGAAGTCGGTCGCGACGTGACCCTCGCGCAACTGCTTGAGGACTACGACGCGGTCTTCCTCGGCACTGGCGCGTACCGCTACACCGACGGCGGCCTGCCCGGCCAGGACCTGGACGGCGTGCTGCCGGCCCTGCCCTTCCTGGTCCAGAACGGCCGCATCGTCAGCGGCAACGATCCGTGGGGCCGCGCGATCGCCGGCTGGGAAGACAAGCTGCAACTGCCCGACCTGCACGGCAAGCGCGTCGTCGTGCTCGGTGGCGGCGATACCGGCATGGACTGCGTGCGCAGCGCGATCCGCCTGGGCGCGGCCAAGGTCACCTGTGCCTACCGTCGCGATGAGGCGAACATGCCCGGTTCCGCACGCGAAGTCGCCAACGCCCGCGAGGAAGGGGTGCGCTTCCTGTTCAACCGCCAACCACTCGGCGTCGTCGCGGGCGAGGACGGCACCGTCGCCGGCGTGCAGGTGGTGGAGACGAAACTCGGCGAGCCCGACGAACGCGGCCGCCAGAGTGCGGTGGCGATCGAAGGCAGCGAATCGGTGCTGGACGCGGACGTGGTGATCATCGCGTTCGGTTTCTCGCCGACGGTGCCGGCATGGCTGGCCGAAGTCGGCGTGGAAGGCACGCCGAACGGCCGCATCGTCGCCGGTGGCGGCGACCGCCTGCCGTTCCAGACCACCCACCCGAAGCTGTTCGCCGGCGGCGACGCCGTGCGCGGCGCCGACCTGGTGGTCACCGCGGTCGCCGAAGGGCGCGACGCGGCGGGCAGCATCGTCACCCTGCTCTCGTAG
- a CDS encoding NAD(P)-dependent alcohol dehydrogenase, which produces MSAAHGYAAQSADQPLTAFAFERREPGPHDVRIEILYCGVCHSDLHTARNEWHNTLYPSVPGHEIVGRVSAIGNAVKGFKVGDLAGIGCIVDSCRECASCRAGDEQYCETGFTGTYNGSIFGGTENTYGGYSDQIVVDEKYVLHITHDEDQLAAVAPLLCAGITTYSPLAHWKVGPGSKVGVVGLGGLGHMAVKIAKAMGAYVVLFTTSENKREDALRLGASEVVVSRDPDQMAAQAAKLDFIINTVAAPHDLDALLNTLARDGTMVLVGAPATPHPSPNVFGLMLKRRSLAGSAIGGIRETQEMLEFCARHGIVSDIEMIRMDAINDAYERMLKGDVKYRFVIDMATLKA; this is translated from the coding sequence ATGAGTGCTGCTCACGGTTATGCGGCGCAGAGCGCCGACCAGCCCCTGACCGCGTTCGCTTTCGAGCGGCGCGAACCCGGCCCGCACGACGTGCGCATCGAAATCCTGTATTGCGGCGTCTGCCATTCGGACCTGCATACCGCGCGCAACGAATGGCACAACACGCTGTATCCGTCGGTGCCGGGCCACGAGATCGTCGGCCGCGTCAGTGCGATCGGCAATGCGGTGAAGGGCTTCAAGGTCGGCGACCTGGCCGGCATCGGCTGCATCGTCGACAGCTGCCGCGAGTGCGCTTCCTGCCGCGCAGGTGACGAACAGTACTGCGAGACCGGCTTCACCGGCACCTACAACGGGTCCATCTTCGGCGGCACCGAGAACACGTACGGTGGTTACTCGGACCAGATCGTCGTCGACGAGAAGTACGTGCTGCACATCACCCACGACGAAGACCAGCTGGCCGCCGTGGCACCGCTGCTGTGCGCCGGCATCACCACGTACTCGCCGCTGGCGCACTGGAAGGTCGGTCCGGGCAGCAAGGTGGGCGTGGTCGGCCTGGGCGGGCTGGGCCACATGGCGGTGAAGATCGCCAAGGCGATGGGTGCGTACGTCGTCCTTTTCACCACCTCGGAGAACAAGCGCGAGGACGCGCTCCGCCTGGGTGCCTCGGAGGTGGTGGTCTCGCGCGATCCGGATCAGATGGCGGCGCAGGCGGCCAAGCTCGATTTCATCATCAACACGGTGGCCGCGCCGCACGACCTGGATGCCTTGCTCAACACCCTCGCGCGCGACGGCACCATGGTGCTGGTGGGGGCGCCGGCCACGCCGCATCCGTCGCCGAACGTGTTCGGCCTGATGCTCAAGCGCCGATCGCTGGCAGGCTCGGCGATCGGCGGCATCCGCGAGACCCAGGAGATGCTGGAGTTCTGCGCCAGGCACGGCATCGTGTCGGACATCGAGATGATCCGGATGGATGCGATCAACGATGCTTACGAGCGCATGCTGAAGGGCGACGTGAAGTACCGCTTCGTCATCGACATGGCGACGCTGAAGGCCTGA
- a CDS encoding methylglyoxal synthase, whose protein sequence is MRLGLAANRLHHHTEDAALFRWLRACEPGIRDLQLALHAVGRTHDAIAAAGMLRGYDGLKRYPYGRDGGLMKLVAEVVGLEGAERSLDGAIYFIDPVDPSSIFPEATALKRQCVIHGKPFLSTVASARDWVEMERIHAGFAPDRGADHFHALESQTLALIAHDAMKPEMLAFADTHFDVLSRFAHRMATGTTGLRLNELAWSRGWPQDVPWVERFQSGPLGGDAQIADRVLEHRCQRVIFFEDPHVARQHEADIQLLERAVTTVTDEAVCTTSLAVAKRWCEAVGKRLAFVGATSVAKAQVKD, encoded by the coding sequence ATGCGCCTGGGCCTGGCCGCCAACCGTCTGCACCACCATACCGAGGACGCGGCGCTGTTCCGCTGGCTGCGCGCCTGCGAGCCCGGCATCCGCGACCTGCAGCTGGCCTTGCATGCGGTCGGCCGCACCCACGACGCGATCGCCGCCGCTGGCATGCTCCGCGGCTACGACGGACTCAAACGCTATCCGTACGGCCGCGATGGCGGGCTGATGAAGCTGGTGGCGGAAGTCGTCGGCCTGGAAGGCGCGGAGCGCAGCCTGGACGGTGCGATCTACTTCATCGATCCCGTCGATCCGTCCTCGATCTTTCCCGAAGCCACCGCGCTGAAGCGCCAGTGCGTGATCCACGGCAAGCCGTTCCTGTCGACGGTGGCTTCGGCGCGCGACTGGGTCGAGATGGAGCGCATCCACGCCGGCTTCGCACCCGACCGTGGTGCGGACCACTTCCATGCGCTGGAATCGCAGACGCTGGCGCTGATCGCGCACGATGCGATGAAGCCCGAGATGCTGGCCTTCGCCGATACCCATTTCGACGTGCTCTCCCGTTTTGCCCACCGCATGGCGACCGGCACGACCGGCCTGCGCCTCAACGAACTGGCGTGGAGCCGCGGCTGGCCGCAGGACGTCCCGTGGGTGGAGCGTTTCCAGAGCGGTCCGCTCGGTGGCGACGCGCAGATCGCGGACCGCGTGCTCGAGCACCGCTGCCAACGCGTGATCTTCTTCGAGGACCCGCACGTGGCGCGCCAGCACGAGGCGGACATCCAGCTGCTGGAGCGCGCGGTCACCACGGTCACCGACGAGGCCGTGTGCACGACGTCGCTGGCGGTGGCGAAGCGCTGGTGCGAGGCGGTCGGCAAGCGCCTCGCCTTTGTGGGAGCGACGTCAGTCGCGAAAGCACAGGTGAAAGATTGA
- a CDS encoding benzoate/H(+) symporter BenE family transporter has product MPSRHLLKDLSLSAIAAGFVTVLVGFASSAVIVFQAAQSLGASPEEISSWMWALGLGMGLTCIGLSLRYRMPVVTAWSTPGAAMLISSAAGLPLSDAIGAFLLSALLIVVSGFSGFFERMISRIPVSLASGMLAGVLLRFGIEAFASMKTQLGMVLTMFAVYLLARRLLPRYAVILTLLVGIAIAGALGLLRVDGLTLQLAKPIFTTPTFSFAAVIGIALPLFIVTMASQNVPGVAVIRASGYPIPISPVVGWTGAVNLVLAPFGAFALNLAAITAAICMGREAHEDAARRYVAAIAAGVFYLIVGLFGATVAALFAAFPKELILAIAGIALLGTIGNSLAAALREEAEREPALVTFLVTASGLSLAGIGSAFWGLLAGVVTLLVLRRT; this is encoded by the coding sequence ATCCCATCCCGCCACCTCCTCAAAGACCTCTCCCTCTCCGCCATCGCCGCCGGCTTCGTCACCGTGCTGGTCGGTTTCGCCAGTTCGGCGGTGATCGTGTTCCAGGCGGCGCAGTCGCTGGGCGCGTCGCCGGAGGAAATCAGTTCGTGGATGTGGGCGCTCGGCCTGGGCATGGGCCTGACCTGCATCGGCCTGTCGCTGCGCTACCGCATGCCGGTGGTGACCGCGTGGTCGACCCCGGGCGCCGCGATGTTGATCAGCAGCGCGGCCGGCCTGCCGTTGTCGGATGCGATCGGCGCGTTCCTGCTGTCGGCGCTGCTGATCGTGGTGTCCGGCTTCTCCGGCTTCTTCGAGCGGATGATCAGCCGCATCCCCGTCTCGCTGGCTTCCGGCATGCTGGCAGGCGTGCTGCTGCGCTTCGGCATCGAGGCGTTCGCGTCGATGAAGACGCAGCTGGGCATGGTGCTGACGATGTTCGCCGTGTACCTGCTCGCGCGCCGGCTGCTGCCACGCTACGCGGTGATCCTGACGCTGCTGGTCGGCATCGCGATCGCCGGTGCGCTCGGCTTGCTGCGCGTGGATGGCCTGACGTTGCAATTGGCGAAGCCGATCTTCACGACGCCGACGTTCTCGTTCGCCGCCGTCATCGGCATCGCCCTGCCTCTCTTCATCGTGACGATGGCCTCGCAGAACGTGCCGGGCGTGGCGGTGATCCGCGCATCGGGATATCCGATCCCGATCTCTCCCGTCGTCGGCTGGACCGGCGCGGTCAACCTGGTGCTGGCGCCGTTCGGCGCGTTCGCGCTCAACCTGGCGGCGATCACCGCCGCGATCTGCATGGGCCGCGAGGCGCACGAGGACGCCGCGCGCCGGTACGTCGCGGCCATCGCGGCCGGCGTGTTCTATCTGATCGTGGGGCTGTTCGGCGCCACGGTGGCCGCATTGTTCGCCGCGTTCCCGAAGGAGCTGATCCTCGCGATCGCCGGCATCGCCCTGCTCGGCACCATCGGCAACAGTCTCGCCGCGGCATTGCGCGAGGAAGCGGAGCGCGAACCGGCGCTGGTGACGTTCCTGGTGACCGCATCGGGCCTGTCGCTCGCGGGCATCGGATCGGCGTTCTGGGGCTTGCTGGCGGGCGTGGTGACACTGCTGGTGCTGCGGCGCACGTAG
- a CDS encoding PepSY domain-containing protein encodes MTVRNRHRLLTLAALAALSGAAFAQAPAPTAGKDALKEPQVRALLTEKGYTNIDDLDFEDGQWETDATSANGERVDVRINPASGDIVAEKLVSNLSENDVKAKLAAAGYSKIHDVDFDDGVWKAEAERADGNDVEIHLAANTGEIIHVEND; translated from the coding sequence ATGACTGTTCGCAACCGCCATCGCCTGCTCACCCTCGCCGCCCTCGCTGCGTTGTCGGGCGCTGCTTTCGCGCAGGCGCCTGCCCCGACGGCCGGCAAGGACGCGCTGAAGGAGCCGCAGGTGCGCGCGCTCCTCACCGAAAAGGGCTACACGAACATCGACGACCTCGACTTCGAGGATGGCCAGTGGGAGACGGATGCGACCAGCGCCAACGGCGAGCGTGTCGACGTGCGCATCAACCCGGCCAGCGGCGACATCGTGGCCGAGAAGCTGGTGTCCAACCTCAGCGAGAACGACGTCAAGGCCAAGCTGGCCGCCGCGGGTTACTCCAAGATCCATGACGTCGACTTCGACGACGGCGTGTGGAAGGCCGAGGCCGAGCGCGCCGACGGCAACGACGTCGAGATCCACCTGGCCGCCAACACCGGCGAGATCATCCACGTCGAGAACGACTGA
- a CDS encoding TCR/Tet family MFS transporter: MPYTCAPFRRSRSVNAEAPAHAGRRAALVFIFVTVLIDILSFGVIIPVLPGLVRQFTGGDFVEAAWWVGTFGMLFAAIQFVCTPIQGALSDRFGRRPVILLSCLGLGIDFVLMALAQSLPWLLVARIFSGVFSASFTTANAYIADITAPEKRAQAFGMIGAAFGVGFIIGPIIGGQLGAIDLRLPFWFAAGLALLNFLYGWFVLPESLPKERRTPTFDWSHANPIGSMALLKRYPQVFGLAAVVLIANLAHYVYPSVFVLFAEYQYRWNEQQVAWVLAAVGVCSVIVQAGLVGRVVPKFGERRTLLFGLACGVLGFCIYGMADLGWMFLIGLPISALWGLAGPATQALITQQVGADVQGRVQGALMSLVSLAGIVGPMMFAGTFALFIGKTAPAHLPGAPWLLAALLLAIGWLVGWRFARSPASAR, translated from the coding sequence ATGCCCTACACTTGCGCACCTTTTCGCCGGTCCCGCTCCGTGAACGCCGAAGCTCCCGCACACGCCGGCCGTCGCGCCGCCTTGGTCTTCATCTTCGTCACGGTGCTGATCGACATCCTGTCGTTCGGCGTGATCATTCCGGTCCTGCCGGGCCTGGTCCGGCAGTTCACCGGCGGCGATTTCGTGGAGGCCGCCTGGTGGGTCGGCACGTTCGGCATGCTGTTCGCCGCCATCCAGTTCGTCTGCACGCCGATCCAGGGCGCGCTATCCGACCGCTTCGGGCGCCGGCCGGTCATCCTGCTGTCGTGCCTGGGCCTGGGCATCGACTTCGTGCTGATGGCGCTGGCACAGTCGCTGCCATGGCTGCTGGTCGCCCGCATCTTCTCCGGCGTGTTCTCGGCGAGCTTCACCACCGCCAATGCCTACATCGCGGACATCACCGCGCCGGAGAAGCGCGCACAGGCGTTCGGCATGATCGGGGCGGCGTTCGGCGTGGGCTTCATCATCGGTCCGATCATCGGCGGGCAGCTCGGCGCCATCGACCTGCGGCTGCCCTTCTGGTTCGCGGCCGGACTCGCGCTGCTGAACTTCCTGTACGGCTGGTTCGTGCTGCCTGAGTCGTTGCCGAAGGAGCGCCGCACGCCGACGTTCGATTGGTCGCATGCCAATCCGATCGGCTCGATGGCGCTGCTGAAGCGTTACCCGCAGGTGTTCGGCCTGGCGGCGGTGGTGCTGATCGCCAACCTCGCGCACTACGTCTATCCCAGCGTGTTCGTCCTCTTCGCGGAGTACCAATACCGCTGGAACGAACAGCAGGTGGCATGGGTACTGGCGGCGGTCGGTGTCTGCAGCGTGATCGTGCAGGCCGGGCTTGTCGGCCGCGTCGTGCCGAAGTTCGGCGAGCGGCGCACGCTGCTGTTCGGCTTGGCCTGCGGCGTGCTCGGCTTCTGCATCTACGGCATGGCCGACCTGGGCTGGATGTTCCTGATCGGCTTGCCGATCAGCGCGCTGTGGGGCCTCGCGGGTCCGGCCACGCAGGCATTGATCACGCAGCAGGTCGGGGCCGACGTGCAAGGCCGCGTGCAGGGCGCGCTGATGAGCTTGGTCAGCCTGGCCGGCATCGTGGGGCCGATGATGTTCGCGGGCACGTTCGCCCTGTTCATCGGGAAGACCGCGCCCGCGCATCTGCCCGGCGCGCCGTGGCTGCTGGCGGCGCTGCTGCTGGCCATTGGATGGCTGGTGGGCTGGCGATTCGCGAGATCGCCTGCATCGGCACGCTGA